Genomic window (Daucus carota subsp. sativus chromosome 5, DH1 v3.0, whole genome shotgun sequence):
TATATTGGGAAATAATACATGTAGTCATCTTGATTGTCCAATTCTTCAATGTCCAGCCATAAGTGACAAGGGCCATCCTCATATACGTGCAATTATACATGTGAGAAGAATAGGTACACTTCTTATCACCAATATTAATGCCTTTGTCGTCACATTTGATGATCTGAGCAACAGAAGCCATTCATTCCTGATTAATTTGGTAGAAAGAGCAATCAAACCCATCTACATCATATAACCTGCCAAATATGGTTACTGTGTATTTTTGGTTTTGTCTCATAGGAGATTTGTGTGGCTTTGTTTCACTTGACTGGTTGGGCTTATCTTATATACGATAATGTCCTGATTAATCATTCTGATTAATCTCCGGTATTCCATTAACAGCTAAACAGTGGCTCCATCGATTAATTCCAATTTCCACTTTCTACGTGAGGCTTGATCTTACTAACCATTGCATGCtttaaaaacagaaatataagTATAGAGAGATTGACAAATAATATTTGGGCAGGACCCGAATCCAAATGACCATATCAAGATGTTATGATCAACTCAACTCAAGTATTAGCATCCAATTCATTGAGCAATACTGATATCTAGATGAGGGTTAAAACTTCGGATCTCAGTATGCTTCGATAACATGTTAAGTCGACCAATACTGTAAAACAGTAAGGGATTAGGAAACGTTTAACATATGGAAATAGCTCCATCACAGTAATTATAGCTTCCCAAGAAGAACCACACACTTGTACATCATGTTACATCACACTGCAGACGAGTCCGAAAGCAGAAACTGTTGCTCTCACAATAACAATGCGGCTTCTGAATTGTGCATAAAAATTATCTTATTGAAGACAAGTTTAATACTCTACATAGAGATTAAACGAGACCACACATTATTGCTATATATTTGTAGCTTTGAGGTCTTTGGATGAGCAAGCAATGGCAATGAAAATGGTGGAGCAATATCCCCTGTATCTATATTTCATCTCATTGCTTTCTGCAACAATCTTTTTCTACAAATGGTTAACACTTAAGAAAATAGCCTTAAGAAATCTGCCACCTTCTCCACCGAGATTTCCTGTAATTGGAAACCTTCATCAAGTTGGTCCAGACCCGTACATTTCACTTCGAGCCTTGGCTGAAAAGTATGGTCCATTGATGCTACTTAAGTTCGGAAGTGTGCCCGTTGTGGTTGTTTCCTCAGCTGAGGCAGCTCGGGAGATATTAAAAACCCATGATCTGGTTTTTGCAGACAGGCCCTTTTTAAGTGTCGCCAACAGAATCTTCTATAAGGGAAGGGACGTCGCGTTTGCTCGTTATAGTGAATATTGGAGACAAGTGAAGAGTATGTGTGTTACTCAACTCCTGAGCAGCAGAAGGGTTCAATCGTTTCACAATGTCAGGGAAGAAGAAGTTGCTCTTCTTATCCAAAATATTGAACATCCTCCTTCGAAAATAGTCAATTTGAGTGATCTGCTAGCCGAACTAGCACAAAATGTAGTCTGCAGGGTTGCACTAGGAAGGAAATATGGAAGGGGTATTAATGGGAATTCATCATACAAGATACTGCTCGGGGAAATAATGGAGTTGATAGGCTATTCCCGCAGCATGAGGGATTTTTTCCCGTTGCTCGGTTGGGTTGATAGGCTCACTGGATTGAATGCAAGGGCAGAGAAAGCAGCCAAAGAGGTGGATACTTTTCTGGAAGGTGTTCTTAGAGATCATCCAAGTACTGTTGCATCAAATAATGGCCACGCAAACAAAGACTTTGTATCCATTTTGCTTGAGATTCAGAATACAGATGCAGGCTCTTCTATGGATAAAGATTGTATTAAAGCTGTTATCTGGGTAACCAACAAAATCTCTCTCTTAACCCAACATTTTGCAATCTTGACACTCATATGATGTTATACTTGCTACTTTAGGGTCGTTTGGGCTATCTTAAAAAAAgttgacttcttgcttaaagtaaataagtagattagaagtgaaaagtaaataaggtaataaagtgtttggaaaagaagtagaagttttgagagagaagttagTATTCTcatcttcttaaaagtgcttatACTTATTTATACAAACGGTAAAAAAAGAGATCAAGCAGAAGCCAGTAGTAGCTTCTGCTTCCTCTAAACAAACAAATGGGCGTTTAGTTTCGATAAGTATTCACTAAGATATCAATATATAATAGGGTCATGTACCACATAGTTTCATACTTTCATTAGTCATACAACCCTTAGGAACTTTACCTTTAGTTAGGGTTCAGCAGGActgcacatgaaaaaaaatgtcttatttatatattatattttgaaattatttttgaaaacacacaatgatgcaaaaaaacaagtatttagatttagatcttgAAAATCTATGCAAAATATAGAGTTCTGCAACAAAACCTTAGTAATTCTATGTATCTATTTTAAGCATTAATTCTCTCTTGAGAGCGACCcatataaaataagtatatataCTACTAAGAGCAATCCGAATACCTATAATAAATTAATGGTTACCTAAAATATAGGTAAGCAAACCGTTGTTTTACTCCAACGGAATTCCCTTTAATCAtccctatatttgaaaaaataatattttattggaaCTG
Coding sequences:
- the LOC108220230 gene encoding psoralen synthase, producing the protein MAMKMVEQYPLYLYFISLLSATIFFYKWLTLKKIALRNLPPSPPRFPVIGNLHQVGPDPYISLRALAEKYGPLMLLKFGSVPVVVVSSAEAAREILKTHDLVFADRPFLSVANRIFYKGRDVAFARYSEYWRQVKSMCVTQLLSSRRVQSFHNVREEEVALLIQNIEHPPSKIVNLSDLLAELAQNVVCRVALGRKYGRGINGNSSYKILLGEIMELIGYSRSMRDFFPLLGWVDRLTGLNARAEKAAKEVDTFLEGVLRDHPSTVASNNGHANKDFVSILLEIQNTDAGSSMDKDCIKAVIWDMFVAGTDTTSSTLEWAIAALIKNPHVMVKLQNEVREIGKGKSKISEDDIVKMNYLKAVMKESMRLYITAPLIVPREARQDVKVMGYDIRKGTQLVINAWAIARDPSLWDSPEEFRPERFLNSPIDYKGLHYEYLPFGAGRRGCPGYHFAMAVNELALANVVNKFDFELPNGERKEDLDMAGVNGLTLRRRSPLLVIATPRVEFGLICSNF